In Eubacteriales bacterium mix99, the DNA window ACCCACAGGGGAAGGCTGAAATAATCGTAGGTTCTCCTGATATAACGTCCACCGCGGATCGTCTCGTTGGTCAGCAGATGAGTGAATCTTCCTTCCGGCAGATATACTTCCGAAGAACCGCTTTGGTTGAAAATCGGTGCTACAACAATGCTTTCTCCCAGCATATACTGCCTTTCCAGATAAGCGCACGCTGTATCGTCCGTGTATTCCATCACCATGGGCCGCATAACCGGGATGCCGGTTTGGGAAGTTTCACATGCTGCGCTGTAGATATAAGGCATAAGCTTCATTTTTAAGTTTACGAAATACCTCAATACATCGACGGATTCTTCGTCAAACAGCCAGGGCACGCGATAGGACGAACTGCCGTGCAGCCGGGAATGGGTGGACAATAATCCGAACGCCACCCAACGCTTGTACAGGTCTGCCGTGGCGGTGTTTTCAAAGCCGCCGATATCATGGCTCCAGTAGCCGAAGCCTCCCAGGACCAGGGACAACCCTCCGCGAAGACATTCCGCCATGGATTCGTAGGTGGCTTCGCAGTCCCCGCTCCAATGAACCGGATACTTCTGGGAACCTGCCGTTGCACTTCTTGCGAACAATACGGCTTCCTGCGGTCCCCTGCATTCCTGCAGAAGTTCAAAGACGGCCTTGTTGTAAAGATAAGTATAGTAATTATGCATTTTAGCGGGATCGGAATGGTCACTGTAGCACACGTCCAGCGGGATTCTTTCGCCGAAGTCTGTTTTGAAACAGTCCACCCCCTGCTGAAGAAGCTTCCGGAGATATCCCTTATACCAGCTTACAGCATCGGGATTTGTAAAATCCACAATCGCCATTCCCGGCTGCCACATATCCCATTGCCAGACACTTCCATCCGCCTTTTTCAGCAGATATCCGTTCTCTTTTCCCTCCTGGAACAACGGAGACTTCTGGCCGATATACGGATTGATCCAGACGCATATTTTCAGCCCCCTTTCCTTTAAACGGGCAAGCATGGATTCGGCATGGGGGAACTTATCCGGGTCCCAGCGAAAATTGCACCATTCGTATTCCTTCATCCAGAAACAGTCAAAATGAAAGACGGAAATCGGGATACCGCGTTTTTCCATGCCATCGAGGAAATGGGTGACAGTTTCTTCGTTATAGTCAGTGGTAAAGGAGGTGGACAGCCACAGGCCGAAGCTCCATGCGGGAGGAAGCGCAGGCTTTCCGGTCATATCCGTATAGTTGATCAGGACCTGCTTCAGGCTGTCTCCGGCGATCATGAAGTAATTCAGCTCTTCGCCGCCTACGCTGAACTGGGTTTTTGAGACCGATTCCGATCCGATTTCCAACGAGATTTTTCCGGTGTGGCGGATAAAAACCCCATATTTTCTGTTGGAAACGTAAAAAGGGATGTTCTTATATGCCTGTTCGGAGGAAGTGCCTCCATCTGCGTTCCAGATGTCCACCGACTGGCCGTTTTTCACGAAATTGGAAAAGCGTTCCCCCAGGCCATACAGGCATTCGCTGACGGACAGGTTCAGGCGCTCCCG includes these proteins:
- the yicI gene encoding alpha-xylosidase; translated protein: MKFTNGHWLLKDNVKCYGAAAVTDVAIMQNRVIVYVSPAKISHRGQTLTGPLLTIEFTSPHIDVLGIKAYHFRGTMKRGPEFELHAEDLHLTVVQDKKKLTITSGSLTAQVEKDPFRICYFYGENLLTLSDTKQLAYLTVDQKPYIRERLNLSVSECLYGLGERFSNFVKNGQSVDIWNADGGTSSEQAYKNIPFYVSNRKYGVFIRHTGKISLEIGSESVSKTQFSVGGEELNYFMIAGDSLKQVLINYTDMTGKPALPPAWSFGLWLSTSFTTDYNEETVTHFLDGMEKRGIPISVFHFDCFWMKEYEWCNFRWDPDKFPHAESMLARLKERGLKICVWINPYIGQKSPLFQEGKENGYLLKKADGSVWQWDMWQPGMAIVDFTNPDAVSWYKGYLRKLLQQGVDCFKTDFGERIPLDVCYSDHSDPAKMHNYYTYLYNKAVFELLQECRGPQEAVLFARSATAGSQKYPVHWSGDCEATYESMAECLRGGLSLVLGGFGYWSHDIGGFENTATADLYKRWVAFGLLSTHSRLHGSSSYRVPWLFDEESVDVLRYFVNLKMKLMPYIYSAACETSQTGIPVMRPMVMEYTDDTACAYLERQYMLGESIVVAPIFNQSGSSEVYLPEGRFTHLLTNETIRGGRYIRRTYDYFSLPLWVRPNSILAMLEESEADKGTTYDCSTPMLFHIYEPEADARANLYDSRGDYMCTVHANSDGNRVMVRFEGKCPGGTVRVSRKGQTGTAPIDKEAAEAVVLLS